The genomic region CATTGGTGGTATTTATCTATTCGCTAGACGTGCTGCAGACTTTAGAGTAACTCTATCCACCTTGGTATCCTTCAGTGTGATGATGGCCATCGCTGCGATTGCAGTCAATGGCAATGTGGTAGACATCGTTGTTTACCAATTATTAGCAGGTGGTCTATTGTTCGGTGCAGTATTTATGGTTACCGACCCTGTCACATCACCTGTCACCAAGCCAGGTCGTTGGATATATGGTTTATTGGTAGGTTCGATTGTCGCGTTCATTCGTCTGTTTGGTTCTTATCCAGAAGGCGTTGTATTCGCCATTCTACTGGCCAACATTTTCGTACCACTCATCGATTATTACAAGTGGTCTAAAAACCGTTACTCCGTGAAATTCATCGTGGGCTATGTGGTTGCTTTAGCATTGCTTGGATTCATTGTTTTAGTTGGATTAGGAGGGCTTAACTAATGAAAATATTTAAAACAGCATTAGTGCTTACCTTAATCGGGATTGCTTGTGGTTTACTGATTGGTTTATCCAACCAAATCACAGCGCCAATCATCGCTGAAAACGAAAGAAAAGCTGAATTAAAAGCCTATGCGGCATTGTTCCCAGGGCTTGATGAAGCCAATAAATTAGATGTTGAACTTCAAGGTGCTATCTATGAAGTTCTAGAAGTTAAAGATGGCGGTCAAACTGTCGGCTATCTATATAAGGGTAAATTGACCAACTCTTATGGTTCAATCGACCAATTGGTAGGGATTAAGACCAATGGTGAAATCACAGGTGTTCAATTCTTAAACTTAGATCAAACCCCTTCGATGAAACCAGCCATTGAAACCAATGCTGCGGTCTATAAAGGCTTAAACGCTAACGACATCAATTTAACCAACTTAGTGGTCTTCTCATCCTCAGCAAACGTGTATGACACCACTGCTGGTTCATCCTTTGGATCGACCACCATGAGAACCATCTTAAGAGATGCGATTAACCAATTCAAAAACGAAGGTCCTGTTGTTGTAGACCCTTACCAAAACATTTTTGGACCTTACGCTAGCAAAGCAGATGACGCAACCTTTACAGCGACCGATAAAGTCACTAAGAGAGAAATTATCAAGGATGCATCTGACAATGTCATTGGTTATGCGTATACCTTAACCAGTGTTAAAAACACCGGTACAGGTTCAAACTTAACTGAATACATTCAAGACCAAGATTGGAGTTTATCTCTATTGGTCGGTGTCGACGCTGACGATGAGTTCTTAGGCATAGAACTCGTTTCTTCCCAACATACAGAATTCTATATCAGTAAGCATTTACCTTATTTTGAATCCTTAAAAGGGGTTGCAGTGGCTACTTACAATACAGTAGATACCATTTCAGGGGCATCCGCATCCTTAGCACACATTCAAGAATTATTGAATGCATTACAGGGGGTGCTCTAATATGACACGTGAAAATCGTATTTTACTCATCAATGCTTTAAGCGCATTGTTGGTCGGTGTGATCTTCTTGTTCGCATTTAGTTCACTCATCAGCAATCAAGAAAAGCAAATTAAACTATCCTATTATCAAGAAGTTTTCGCTACCGCGAATAAATTCGAATCTGTTTCTGTCAATCAAACCAGTTTAACTGAAAAAGTTAAGATCATGAAAGACAACACCGTGCTTGGTTATTTATATGTGGGTTCTGGAACCAGTACTCAAATTCCAGGTCATGGTGGTTCAGAAGATGAATTAAGATTACACGTATTTGTTAAAGCAAACCGTGAAATCGCGAAGATCGTGGTGGATTATTACGAACATACCTCAACCTATGTTGAAGGTTCGTTAAAACCTGACCTTGTACGTCTTCAAGGTTCAGTTATCGAAAACTACTTATCTGTGGACTTGGTAGGTGGCGCGTCTGCTTATTCCATGCCAATTGTTCATAACATTTTATCTGCGATTTCTAGAGACTTAACAGGCTCTAATCCAATCGTACCAAATCCAGTGGACCCATACGCTGAAATCTTCGGTGAATACGCAAGTAAGACTGAAGATGATACTTTCGTTCCAACGGATAAAGTCACCAAGAAAGAAATCATCAAAGACGCTTCAGACAACATCTTAGGTTATGCATATACATTGTCCAGTGTGAGAAATACTGGATCCAATATTGACCATCACGAAGATGAAAACTGGGGATTGACCTTATTGGTTGGTGTCGATACCACCAATAATATTGAAGGCATTTACACATTAGCTTCTGACCATACCGCTTCATTCTATGGATTACACAGCACTTACTTCACAGCACTTGAAGGTGTGGCTGTATCCAACTATGAATCCGTGGATACAGTTTCTGGTGCATCCTTCTCTAGAGGTCATATCTTAGAGTTACTAGAAGCATTACAGGGGGTACTCGCATGAGCGACGCAGTCGTATTAAAGAAAAAAGATATATTCATGACGGGTGTCATCAAAGAAAACGCCACATTCAAAATGATGCTTGGGATGTGTCCTGCGCTTGCGGTTACAAACTCATTTGAATCCGCATTCGGTATGGGCTTGATGGTTATCCTGGTTTTAGGTTTAACCAACGCCATCATCTCAGCACTTAGAAACGTCATTCCAAACGATGTTCGTATTCCATCTTACATCGTCATTATCGCAACCGTCGTTACCGCGCTATCCATGTTCGTTGACGCGTTTGCAGGTGCACTTGCTGAATCTTTAGGGGTATTCATCCCATTGATCGCAGTTAACTGTATCGTCTTAGGTAGAGCAGAGTCCTTCGCATCGAAAAATGGTGTGTTGAACTCCTTCATCGATGGGTTAGGTTCCGCTACAGGCTTTACCTTATCCATCACATTGATTGGTATCATCCGTGAAGTTTTAGGTAAAGGTTCATTAGCCCTAGGCGTATTGTTACCATTACCATTCGAAACAACCTTACGTATTTTCCCTAGCGAATTCGGTCTTGGCGTCTTAGTGTCGCCACCAGGTGCCTTCTTGGTCATCGGGTTATTATTAGGCTTATTCGCAGCCGTTGGCAACGCCAAACCTAAAAAGAAAGTGGTGGCTAAAAAATGACATTAGAAGTATTTTTCGTATCGTTAATTAGCTCCATGCTAATCAACAACATCATCGTCATCAAGTTCTTAGGTATTTGTTCCTTCTTAGGCGTTTCTAAGAAGATGTCTAACGTATGGGGTATGAGTGCAGCCGTCATGTTCGTCATGATGATCTCTACTGCCATTACATACCCGCTTTATTTCTATGTACTTGACCCACTAGGGGTTGGTTATGTAGATACCATCGCCTTCATCCTTGTCATCGCAGCCGTGGTTCAATTGGTTGAGATGTTGCTAAAAAAATATGTTGAAAGCTTATACCGTGGTTTAGGGGTATACCTACCACTCATCACCACCAACTGTGCGGTCCTTGGGGTTGCACAAACCAATATCACAGAAGCAGCAGACTATTTAGATGCCTTAACGATTACTTTCGGTACAGTATTAGGTTACACCTTAGTCATCGTCGCATTCTCTGCCATTCGAATTAGACTTGATTCAGCGAATGTCCCTAAAGCATTTAAAGGCATGCCGATCGCGTTAGTGGTTGCAGGCTTAATGTCACTTGCATTCTTAGGCTTACAAGGACTCATCTAATGGGACAAATCCTTGGACTACTCATCTTTTTGGTACTCGTTGGCTTTTTCGTCATCATCTCAGTGTTGAACAAAAAAACGCCAGTACCTGAAAGTTGCCAACATGCCTACATGGAAGCACAAAGTTGTGAAACGTGCGCCGTCAGTGGTGGGTGCTCGTTTAAAGAAGCTATCGATATGATGAAGGAGATCAAGAAATGATACAAGCTACACTCGTTTTAGGTGGCCTTGGATTACTGCTCGGCGTTGGATTGGCCTTCGCTGCTAAATACCTTGAAGTATTTGAAGATGAACGTATCGCTGCCGTTGAAAAAATGTTACCAAACTACAACTGTGGTGCGTGTGGAACCCCTGGGTGCCATGCGTTCGCAACCGAAATCGTCTCCGGTAAAGCCGGTAACGTTTCTCGTTGTAAACCTGGTAAACCAGACAAACACTACAACCCAATTCTTCAATATTTAAAAGACCATCCAAATCCAGACGGTACACCAGTTTCAATCAAACTTTAATACAATCAACACGGACCTATGGTTCGTGTTTTTGTTCACACAATTGGTTCGTTTGTAAACACTTACTTTATAAATACCCTCGGATAAGGCCTTCAGGGGACAAAAAATGCTTTTTTCTTATAACAATACATGTTATAATAACGTGGAAAAAGGACGATTAAACATGAAAAAATATTTTGCAATTTTGTGTCTTTTATGCACAATTTTACTACAACCGAATACACAAATTCACGCCACAGAACCTTCGATTTTGTTACAGCGTGAAATGGAATATATGAGTACACAAATCCTCGTGACCCTCTATGAAGGTGAAGAAGCTGATTTGGATGCGATAGAAGACATATACCGCACTTACAGCCATTTAGCAGACAATTATACAGCACCAGATTTAACCAATGATGACCCACTATATCACGAAAAAAACATCGTAACCATCAATGAGAATAGAGGCGTTTCACCAGTGGTTGTGGATCAACGTTTATACGATCTCATCAAGCTCAGTGTGAATCACCATAACCAATCCAATGGGTTCTTTAACCCAGCGATTGGCAACGCCATTGATATCTGGAAAAGTGCCATATATAGCGAATTTATGTATGGAGAACTACCAAAGAGTGTATTTGATCAAGTGCAACTAGACCTCGAAGAAATCTCCAATTCAGTCAACCCTTCTAGCATTATTTTTAACGATAATGACCGTTCGGTTTTCATCAACAATGATAACCTAAAATTGGACTTAGGCGCGATTGCGAAAGGGTATGCGACCCAAAAAACCAAAGAGTATTTAGACTCTAAAAACATAACCAAATACATGATTAATGCAGGTCGTTCAAACATCATCGTCGGGGTTCATCCGGATGATTCTGATACCAATGACCGTCCGTTTAGGGTTGGTTTAGAAGATCCTTTAAGAATATATCAAAATGGTATTTCAGGTATCCTTGAAGTGAGAAACAAAGCTGTGGTTACATCCGGTAACTATGAACAATTCGTAACCTATGAAGGTAAAGTATACCACCACATCATTTCACCGTTTGATTTCGAACCTAAACAGTATTACCATGTCGTTACCATCATCGGTGATGATTCAGCGTTGTTAGACTCCATGTCTACAGCACTTTTCTCGATGCCTCTAGATCAAGCAACGATATTGGTTCAAAGCCTGGGTATTGAAGCCATCTTTTACATGTACGATGGGTCAATAGAAACCGTCAATTTGACACAAAACTTTAGACAAAGCGAACCTCTCGCCGATGAACCGAATGACTTAACCAACCTCTATATTATTTTAGGTGGCGTGGTCATTGTCGGTGGTGCACTGATTATTGGCATCAGTGTTTACGACAAAAAGAAAAAAGCTAAGGGGGATGTTCGTGAAGACAAAAACGAAGCATGATACCTTAGTGGTTGGCGTATTGCTCATTTTATTTGGAGCCATCCTAGTCATTTCATTAGTCACCCGTAAGAGTGGAGAACAAGCATACATCAAGTATAAAAATACCACTATGTTCGCCATCAACTTAGAGAATGGTGAATTCACCAAAGCCAATAATCAAACGGTATATACCGTGGATGCCTTACCAGATATTCAAGGGGATCAACTACTGATAGAATCCATTGAGTTTACGGATTTAACTTTAGGACAAGGCATTGTTAAGTATCAAAATAACTATTTTATTTTGGGTAATCTTGGCTTCATTTGGATTGAATACAAGGATAACAAGGTGAGGGTAAAAGAAGAAACCAGCCCATATAATATATGTAGTAGAGTTGGTTTTTCAGATTTACAACCCATCATTTGTTTACCCAATTATGTTACCATCGAGTTTAGAGATTTGGGATTGGATGTGATCATATAATGACTGTCAAAAAACTAGCCATGATCGCCATCTTCACGGGTGTCGCATCCATCATAAATATTTTAGAATCTTACGTACAATTGGTCCCAGGCACAGCCTTTAAGATTGGTTTTTCAAACATTGTCACACTCATCATTTTGTATGTATATGGACCCAAAGAAGCCGTCACAGTGGTCATTCTCAGACTGATTGTTACCGCCTTATTCGCCCCTGGTACATTCAACGGAGTTACATTCACATTGTCTCTCTCAGGTGCCATTTTCTCATTGATCACACTGATTATTCTTAAAAAATTAGACTTATTTGGTATTATGGCCGTATCCGCCATTTCATCGGTGATGCATGTCATCGGACAGATTGTCGCGGCGA from Paracholeplasma manati harbors:
- the rsxE gene encoding electron transport complex subunit RsxE, with the translated sequence MSDAVVLKKKDIFMTGVIKENATFKMMLGMCPALAVTNSFESAFGMGLMVILVLGLTNAIISALRNVIPNDVRIPSYIVIIATVVTALSMFVDAFAGALAESLGVFIPLIAVNCIVLGRAESFASKNGVLNSFIDGLGSATGFTLSITLIGIIREVLGKGSLALGVLLPLPFETTLRIFPSEFGLGVLVSPPGAFLVIGLLLGLFAAVGNAKPKKKVVAKK
- a CDS encoding Gx transporter family protein, with product MTVKKLAMIAIFTGVASIINILESYVQLVPGTAFKIGFSNIVTLIILYVYGPKEAVTVVILRLIVTALFAPGTFNGVTFTLSLSGAIFSLITLIILKKLDLFGIMAVSAISSVMHVIGQIVAASYVITEAALFYAPIMLFLSVPAGILTGILAKRFLDSTKELFIEKKF
- a CDS encoding electron transport complex protein RnfA, with protein sequence MTLEVFFVSLISSMLINNIIVIKFLGICSFLGVSKKMSNVWGMSAAVMFVMMISTAITYPLYFYVLDPLGVGYVDTIAFILVIAAVVQLVEMLLKKYVESLYRGLGVYLPLITTNCAVLGVAQTNITEAADYLDALTITFGTVLGYTLVIVAFSAIRIRLDSANVPKAFKGMPIALVVAGLMSLAFLGLQGLI
- a CDS encoding FAD:protein FMN transferase, encoding MKKYFAILCLLCTILLQPNTQIHATEPSILLQREMEYMSTQILVTLYEGEEADLDAIEDIYRTYSHLADNYTAPDLTNDDPLYHEKNIVTINENRGVSPVVVDQRLYDLIKLSVNHHNQSNGFFNPAIGNAIDIWKSAIYSEFMYGELPKSVFDQVQLDLEEISNSVNPSSIIFNDNDRSVFINNDNLKLDLGAIAKGYATQKTKEYLDSKNITKYMINAGRSNIIVGVHPDDSDTNDRPFRVGLEDPLRIYQNGISGILEVRNKAVVTSGNYEQFVTYEGKVYHHIISPFDFEPKQYYHVVTIIGDDSALLDSMSTALFSMPLDQATILVQSLGIEAIFYMYDGSIETVNLTQNFRQSEPLADEPNDLTNLYIILGGVVIVGGALIIGISVYDKKKKAKGDVREDKNEA
- a CDS encoding NusG domain II-containing protein; translation: MKTKTKHDTLVVGVLLILFGAILVISLVTRKSGEQAYIKYKNTTMFAINLENGEFTKANNQTVYTVDALPDIQGDQLLIESIEFTDLTLGQGIVKYQNNYFILGNLGFIWIEYKDNKVRVKEETSPYNICSRVGFSDLQPIICLPNYVTIEFRDLGLDVII
- a CDS encoding (Fe-S)-binding protein translates to MIQATLVLGGLGLLLGVGLAFAAKYLEVFEDERIAAVEKMLPNYNCGACGTPGCHAFATEIVSGKAGNVSRCKPGKPDKHYNPILQYLKDHPNPDGTPVSIKL